The Arachis duranensis cultivar V14167 chromosome 2, aradu.V14167.gnm2.J7QH, whole genome shotgun sequence genome has a window encoding:
- the LOC110278224 gene encoding uncharacterized protein LOC110278224 — MKYDRTKDPQEHLTAFEARMNLEGAADAVQCRAFPVTLADPTIKWFNALPNGFIASFHDISRKFMTQFTTGITKAKHPISLFGITQGQDESTMKYLDMFNDECLTIDKLTDSVVSLCLTNSLLNEDIRKYLTTKTVWTMHEIQSIAREYINSEGEPSRGRNKRQHGNTAPRNNSPPKETQKEHSKPANTNQPSRVGNFSSYTPCPLPDKPRF, encoded by the coding sequence ATGAAATACGATAGGACCAAAGATCCTCAGGAACACCTAACGGCCTTCGAGGCCAGGATGAACCTGGAAGGAGCTGCCGATGCGGTCCAATGCAGGGCCTTCCCAGTAACCTTAGCCGACCCCACAATCAAGTGGTTCAACGCCCTCCCGAACGGCTTCATAGCCAGTTTTCACGATATCTCCAGAAAGTTTATGACTCAATTCACCACCGGAATCACCAAAGCCAAGCACCCCATCAGCTTATTCGGAATCACCCAGGGACAAGACGAATCTACAATGAAGTATCTCGATATGTTCAACGATGAGTGCCTCACGATCGACAAGCTCACAGACTCGGTCGTCAGTCTCTGCTTGACCAATAGCCTCTTAAACGAAGACATCCGAAAATACCTCACTACCAAGACGGTTTGGACTATGCACGAAATTCAAAGCATCGCAAGGGAATACATAAACAGTGAAGGTGAGCCAAGTCGTGGCCGTAACAAACGACAGCATGGCAACACGGCACCTCGCAATAACTCGCCGCCAAAAGAAACCCAGAAAGAACACTCCAAACCAGCAAACACCAACCAACCAAGCAGGGTGGGAAATTTTTCAAGCTACACCCCTTGCCCGCTCcctgataaaccccgtttttag